A stretch of Physeter macrocephalus isolate SW-GA chromosome 8, ASM283717v5, whole genome shotgun sequence DNA encodes these proteins:
- the DND1 gene encoding LOW QUALITY PROTEIN: dead end protein homolog 1 (The sequence of the model RefSeq protein was modified relative to this genomic sequence to represent the inferred CDS: inserted 1 base in 1 codon), protein MVSLAGPYNQVEGTLPTTSRRGRSNKMPQPLEPACVTTAYPCLPCQSLGLPLRPLQRWKMGRDTYSSSHGLFRRGRTPLTFSPPASILPLWCERVNPENKAALEAWVRETGIRLVQVNGQRKYGGPPPGWVGSPPPAGSEVFIGRLPQDVYEHQLIPLFQRVGRLYEFRLMMTFSGLNRGFAYARYSSRRGAQAAISTLHNHPLRPSCPLLVCRSTEKCELSVDGLPPGLSRRALLLALQPLGPGLQEALLLPSPGPATAQMALLKFSSHRAAAMAKKALVEGQSRLCGEQVAVEWLKPDLKQRLRQQLMGPSLQCLQPEGSQVALARDKGLESQGARAALQLLCQRMKLGSPLFLTKCLGTGSAGWHRFWYQVVIPGHPVPFSGLIWVVLAPSGQDGHEVAKDAVSARLLEAXESGASLLRSAGAEAGGTTVQQ, encoded by the exons ATGGTCTCCTTGGCAGGGCCCTACAACCAGGTAGAGGGAACGCTTCCCACAACCAGCCGCCGCGGAAGGTCCAATAAAATGCCTCAACCACTGGAGCCTGCCTGTGTCACTACTGCCTATCCCTGCCTTCCCTGTCAGAGCCTGGGCCTCCCACTGCGACCACTTCAGCGGTGGAAAATGGGGAGAGACACTTACAGTAGCTCCCACGGGCTATTCCGCAGGGGAAGGACGCCCCTGACGTTCTCGCCTCCAGCCTCCATCCTGCCG CTGTGGTGTGAGAGGGTGAATCCAGAGAACAAGGCGGCGCTGGAGGCGTGGGTCAGGGAGACTGGCATCCGCCTGGTGCAGGTGAACGGGCAGAGGAAGTATGGCGGGCCACCCCCAG gaTGGGTGGGCAGCCCGCCGCCGGCCGGGTCAGAAGTATTTATCGGGCGGCTGCCCCAGGACGTGTACGAGCACCAGCTGATCCCACTGTTCCAGCGCGTGGGCCGCCTCTACGAGTTCCGCCTGATGATGACCTTCAGCGGCCTGAACCGCGGCTTCGCTTACGCCCGCTACAGCTCGCGACGCGGCGCCCAGGCCGCCATCTCCACGCTGCACAACCACCCGCTGCGGCCGTCCTGCCCGCTGCTCGTGTGCCGCAGCACGGAGAAGTGCGAGCTGAGTGTGGACGGGTTGCCGCCGGGCCTGAGCCGCCGCGCGCTGCTGCTCGCGCTGCAGCCGCTGGGACCCGGCCTGCAGGAGGCGCTGCTGCTGCCCAGCCCCGGGCCGGCGACCGCGCAGATGGCACTGCTCAAGTTCAGCTCTCACCGCGCCGCAGCCATGGCCAAAAAGGCCCTGGTGGAAG GGCAGTCACGCCTCTGTGGAGAACAGGTGGCCGTGGAGTGGCTTAAGCCAGACCTGAAGCAGCGACTCCGCCAGCAGCTCATGGGTCCCTCTCTACAGTGCCTACAGCCAGAGGGCAGCCAAGTAGCCCTGGCCAGGGACAAGGGGCTGGAGTCCCAAGGGGCTCGGGCTGCCCTGCAGCTGCTGTGCCAACGGATGAAGTTGGGCAGCCCACTGTTCCTCACCAAGTGTTTGGGCACAGGCTCTGCTGGCTGGCACCGATTCTGGTACCAGGTGGTGATCCCTGGGCATCCAGTGCCCTTCAGTGGCCTCATCTGGGTTGTGCTGGCCCCCAGTGGGCAGGATGGGCATGAGGTGGCCAAGGATGCTGTGTCTGCACGGCTGCTGGAAG CTGAGTCTGGGGCCAGCCTCCTGCGGTCTGCTGGGGCTGAGGCAGGAGGTACCACGGTTCAGCAGTGA
- the WDR55 gene encoding WD repeat-containing protein 55 produces MDRTCEERPAEDGRDEEDPDSTEAPARIRDTPEDIVLEAPASGLAFHPARDLLAAGDVDGDVFVFSYSCQEGETKEQWSSGHHLKSCRAVVFSEDGQKLVTVSKDKAIHFLDVELGRLQRRISKAHSAPINSLLLVDENVLATGDDTGGIRLWDQRKEGPLMDMRQHEEYIADIALDPAKKLLLTASGDGCLGVFNIRRRRFELLSEPQSGDLTSVTLMKCAKKVACGSSEGTIYLFNWDGFGATSDRFALRAESIDCMVPVTESLLCTGSTDGVIRAVNILPNRVVGSVGQHAGEPVEKLALSHCGRFLASSGHDQRLKFWDMAQLRALVVDDYRRRKKKGGPLRALSSKAWSTDDFFAGLREEGEDATAQEEEEESEDDSD; encoded by the exons ATGGACCGCACGTGTGAGGAGAGGCCCGCGGAGGATGGGAGAGACGAGGAGGACCCCGACTCCACGGAAGCCCCAGCCCGGATCCGGGACACTCCGGAAGATATCGTGCTGGAGGCTCCAGCCAGTGGACTGGCGTTCCATCCGGCCCGTGATCTCCTGGCGGCTGGGGACGTGGACGGGGACGTGTTCGT CTTTTCCTACTCCTGCCAAGAGGGAGAAACCAAGGAGCAGTGGTCCTCAGGTCACCACCTCAAGTCCTGCCGAGCCGTTGTCTTCTCTGAAGATGGGCAGA aacTTGTTACTGTCTCCAAGGACAAAGCCATCCATTTTCTAGATGTGGAGCTGGGACGACTACAAAGACGCATTTCCAAGGCTCACAG TGCCCCCATCAACAGCCTGCTGCTGGTGGATGAGAATGTTCTGGCCACTGGGGATGACACAGGTGGCATCCGCCTCTGGGACCAGCGGAAGGAGGGCCCCTTAATGGATATGCGGCAGCATGAGGAGTACATTGCTGACATAGCTCTGGACCCAGCCAAGAAGCTGCTGCTGACAGCCAG CGGAGATGGCTGCCTTGGTGTCTTCAACATCAGACGACGCCGGTTCGAgttgctctctgagcctcagtctggAGACCTGACCTCTGTCACACTCATGAAA TGTGCGAAGAAGGTGGCCTGTGGCTCCAGTGAAGGTACCATCTACCTCTTCAACTGGGATGGCTTTGGGGCCACAAGTGACCGCTTTGCCCTGAGAGCTGAGTCCATTGACTGCATGGTTCCAGTCACGGAGAGTCTGCTGTGTACCGGCTCCACTGATGGAGTCATCAG GGCTGTCAACATCCTGCCAAACCGAGTGGTGGGCAGTGTGGGCCAGCATGCCGGGGAACCTGTGGAGAAGCTAGCCCTCTCCCACTGCGGCCGCTTCCTGGCCAGCAGTGGCCATGACCAGCGCCTCAAGTTTTGGGACATGGCTCAGCTGCGGGCTTTGGTGGTGGATGACTACCGCCGGCGCAAGAAAAAGGGTGGGCCACTACGGGCGCTGAGCAGCAAGGCCTGGAGCACTGATGACTTCTTTGCAGgactgagggaggagggagaggacgcCACAgctcaggaggaagaggaggagagtgaGGATGACAGTGACTGA
- the NDUFA2 gene encoding NADH dehydrogenase [ubiquinone] 1 alpha subcomplex subunit 2: MAAAAASRGIRAKLGLREIRIHLCQRSPGSQGVRDFIEKRYVELKKANPDMPFLIRECSDVQPKLWARYAFGQEKNVSLNNFSADQVTRALENVLSGKA, translated from the exons ATGGCGGCTGCCGCAGCGAGTAGGGGGATCCGTGCCAAATTGGGCCTCCGTGAGATTCGTATCCACTTATGCCAGCGCTCGCCCGGAAGCCAGGGAGTCAG GGACTTCATCGAGAAACGCTATGTGGAGCTGAAGAAGGCGAATCCCGACATGCCCTTCTTAATCCGCGAGTGCTCCGATGTGCAGCCCAAGCTATGGGCCCGCTACG CATTTGGCCAAGAGAAGAATGTCTCTTTGAACAACTTCAGTGCTGATCAGGTAACCAGAGCCCTGGAGAATGTGCTAAGTGGCAAAGCCTGA
- the IK gene encoding protein Red yields MPERDSEPFSNPLAPDGHDVDDPHSFHQSKLTNEDFRKLLMTPRAAPTSAPPSKSRHHEMPREYNEDEDPAARRRKKKSYYAKLRQQEIERERELAEKYRDRAKERRDGVNKDYEETELISTTANYRAVGPTAEADKSAAEKRRQLIQESKFLGGDMEHTHLVKGLDFALLQKVRAEIASKEKEEEELMEKPQKETKKDEDPENKIEFKTRLGRNVYRMLFKSKAYERNELFLPGRMAYVVDLDDEYADTDIPTTLIRSKADCPTMEAQTTLTTNDIVISKLTQILSYLRQGTRNKKLKKKDKGKMEEKKPPEADMNIFEDIGDYVPSTTKTPRDKERERYRERERDRERDRDRDRERERDRERERDREREEEKKRHSYFEKPKVDDEPMDVDKGPGSAKELIKSINEKFAGSAGWEGTESLKKPEDKKQLGDFFGMSNSYAECYPATMDDMAVDSDEEVDYSKMDQGNKKGPLGRWDFDTQEEYSEYMNNKEALPKAAFQYGIKMSEGRKTRRFKETNDKAELDRQWKKISAIIEKRKKMEADGVEVKRPKY; encoded by the exons ATGCCGGAGCGAGATA GCGAGCCGTTCTCCAACCCTTTGGCCCCAGATGGCCACGATGTGGACGATCCTCACTCCTTCCACCA ATCAAAACTCACTAATGAAGACTTCAGGAAACTTCTCATGACCCCAAGAGCTGCACCTACTTCTGCACCACCCTCTAAGTCACGTCAccatga gaTGCCAAGGGAGTACAATGAGGATGAAGATCCAGCTGCacgaaggagaaaaaagaaaag TTATTATGCCAAACTTCGCCAACAagaaattgagagagaaagagaactagCAGAGAAGTACCGGGACCGTGCCAAGGAACGGCGGGATGGAGTGAACAAAgattatgaggaaactgagctgaTCAGCACCACAGCTAACTACAGGGCTGTGGGCCCCACTGCTGAGGC GGACAAATCAGCTGCAGAGAAGAGAAGACAGTTGATCCAGGAGTCCAAATTTTTGGGTGGTGACATGGAACACACCCATTTGGTGAAAGGCTTGGATTTTGCTCTGCTTCAGAAG GTACGAGCTGAAATTGCcagcaaagagaaagaggaggaagaactgATGGAAAAGCCCCAGAAGGAAACCAA gAAAGATGAGGatcctgaaaataaaattgaatttaaaacacGTTTGG gCCGAAATGTTTACCGCATGCTCTTCAAGAGCAAAGCATATGAGCGGAATGAGCTGTTTCTTCCAGGCCGCATGGCCTATGTGGTAGACCTGGATGATGAGTATGCTGACACTGACATCCCCACTACTCTTATCCGCAGCAAAGCTGATTGCCCCACCATGGAG GCCCAGACCACACTGACCACAAATGACATTGTCATCAGCAAGCTCACCCAGATCCTTTCCTACCTGAGGCAGGGTACCCGCAACAAGAAGctcaaaaagaaagataaag ggaaaatggaagagaagaaacCCCCTGAGGCTGACATGAA TATATTTGAAGACATCGGAGATTATGTGCCCTCCACAACCAAGACACCTCGAGACAAGGAGCGGGAGAGATACCGGGAACGGGAGCGTGAtcgggagagagacagagaccgtGACAGAGAGCGAGAACGCGATCGAGAGCGGGAGCGGGAccgagagagagaagaagagaagaagaggcACAGCTACTTTGAGAAGCCAAAAGTGGACGATGAG cCCATGGATGTTGACAAAG GACCTGGATCCGCCAAGGAGCTGATCAAGTCGATCAATGAAAAGTTTGCTGGATCTGCTGGCTGGGAAGGCACTGAATC GCTGAAGAAGCCAGAAGACAAGAAGCAGCTGGGAGATTTCTTTGGCATGTCCAACAGCTATGCTGAGTGCTACCCAGCCAC AATGGATGACATGGCTGTGGACAGTGATGAGGAGGTGGATTATAGCAAAATGGACCAG GGTAACAAGAAAGGCCCTTTAGGCCGCTGGGACTTTGATACCCAGGAGGAATACAGCGAGTATATGAACAACAAGGAGGCTTTGCCCAA ggcTGCATTTCAATATGGCATCAAGATGTCTGAAGGGCGTAAAACCAGGCGCTTTAAGGAAACCAATGACAAAGCAGAGCTTGATCGCCAATGGAAAAAGATTAGTGCG ATCattgagaagaggaagaagatggaaGCCGATGG GGTTGAAGTGAAAAGACCAAAATACTAA